In Mycobacterium tuberculosis H37Rv, a single window of DNA contains:
- a CDS encoding NLP/P60 family protein, with the protein MNYSEVELLSRAHQLFAGDSRRPGLDAGTTPYGDLLSRAADLNVGAGQRRYQLAVDHSRAALLSAARTDAAAGAVITGAQRDRAWARRSTGTVLDEARSDTTVTAVMPIAQREAIRRRVARLRAQRAHVLTARRRARRHLAALRALRYRVAHGPGVALAKLRLPSPSGRAGIAVHAALSRLGRPYVWGATGPNQFDCSGLVQWAYAQAGVHLDRTTYQQINEGIPVPRSQVRPGDLVFPHPGHVQLAIGNNLVVEAPHAGASVRVSSLGNNVQIRRPLSGR; encoded by the coding sequence GTGAATTACAGCGAGGTCGAGCTGTTGAGTCGCGCTCATCAACTGTTCGCCGGAGACAGTCGGCGACCGGGGTTGGATGCGGGCACCACACCCTACGGGGATCTGCTGTCTCGGGCTGCCGACCTGAATGTGGGTGCGGGCCAGCGCCGGTATCAACTCGCCGTGGACCACAGCCGGGCGGCCTTGCTGTCTGCTGCGCGAACCGATGCCGCGGCCGGGGCCGTCATCACCGGCGCTCAACGGGATCGGGCATGGGCCCGGCGGTCGACCGGAACCGTTCTCGACGAGGCTCGCTCGGATACCACCGTTACTGCGGTTATGCCGATAGCCCAGCGCGAAGCCATACGCCGTCGTGTGGCGCGGCTGCGCGCGCAACGAGCCCATGTGCTGACGGCGCGACGACGGGCACGACGGCACCTGGCGGCGCTGCGTGCGCTGCGGTACCGGGTGGCGCACGGCCCGGGGGTCGCGCTGGCCAAACTTCGGCTGCCGTCGCCGAGCGGTCGCGCCGGCATCGCGGTCCACGCCGCGCTGTCGCGACTTGGCCGTCCCTATGTCTGGGGCGCAACGGGGCCCAACCAGTTCGACTGTTCCGGTTTGGTCCAGTGGGCCTACGCCCAGGCGGGTGTTCACCTGGATCGCACCACCTATCAACAGATCAACGAGGGGATCCCGGTGCCGCGCTCACAGGTCCGGCCGGGCGATCTGGTCTTCCCGCACCCCGGGCACGTGCAGCTGGCGATCGGCAACAATCTGGTCGTCGAGGCGCCCCATGCGGGCGCGTCGGTTCGGGTCAGCTCGCTGGGCAACAACGTGCAGATTCGGCGACCGCTGAGTGGCAGATAA